Genomic segment of Streptomyces sp. NBC_01210:
AGCCGATCAGCAAGGCATGACCTCTCGCCGCCCGGGTGACCTCGCGCGATCGGCTTTGGGCAACGCCGTCTCACTGGTCCACCTCGGCGTTGTCGCCGTGCTGGCCCTGACAGGAGTTCCTGCTGGGGTTCCTGTGGCTTTGATGCGCCGCGGTATCCGTACGACGGCCCTGCCGCCGGTCGGGCCGCGCTGGCACAATCTCCCGCATGGAGACCGCTGAGCTGATCAAGTCCCTTGTCCGGGAGGGCCAACTGCTGGCCGCGGCCGCAGCCGAGGCAGGCCCCGAAGCGAGTGTGCCGACCTGCCCCGGCTGGCAGGTGCGGGATCTGCTCCGGCACATCAGCATGGTCCACCGCTGGGCGACCGCCTTCATCACCGAGGGCTACACAAGCTTCCAGCCCGCCGACGACCAGCCCGAGCTCGACGGCGACGAGTTGCTGGAGTGGTTCCGGGAGGGGCACGGTCTCCTGGTGGCCGCGCTGAGCGAGGCGCCCGCGGATGTGGAGTGCTGGAGCTTTCTGCCCGCACCCTCACCGTTGGCGTTCTGGGCCAGGCGGCAGGCGCACGAGACGGCCGTCCACCGCACGGACGCCGAGTCGGCGCTCGGCGGGAAGCCGGGGCCGGTCGCCGCGGACCTCGCGTTGGACGGGATCGACGAGCTGCTCGGCGCCTTTCACGCCCGCTCCCGGAGCCGGGTGCGCACCGAGGAGCCGCGTGTCCTGCGCGTACATACCAGCGACACGGACGACGTGTGGACGGTACGGCTGTCGGCCGGGGCTCCGCGCACGGAGCGCACCGAAAAGGGGCCCGCGGACTGCGAGTTGAGGGGGACGGCGGAGCAGCTCTATCTGACGCTGTGGAACCGGTTGCCGCTCACCACCGTGTCCGTCACCGGCGACGCGGAGCTCGCGGGGCTGTGGCGCGAGCTGTCCGCCATCACCTGGTCCTAGCGGTCCCCAGCCCCTCGTACGGAAGCCCACGGAGATTTACGTGGACGGGCCCGGCTTCACGTGGACAGCCCGGGTCTACGTGGACAGCCCGGCTTCACATGAAAGGGCTCGGCCTTACGTGGAAGGGCCCGACAGCATCCTGGAGAGCACCGCGCGCTGCAGCGGCTGCACCTCGGCATGGCGGGCCCGTCCGGCGTCGGTGAGCGCGACCCGCACTCCCCGCCGGTCCTCGCTGCACATCCCGCGGGTGACAAGCCCGTCCTTCTCCAGCCGCGCCACCAGGCGCGACAGCGCGCTCTGGCTCAGGTGGACCCGGGATGCCAGCTCCTGAACACGGAAGGAACAGTCGCCGCCGTCCGACGTCTCTTCGGCGAGTACGTCGAGGACCTCGAAGTCACTGGCGCCGAGCCCGTGCTGATGCAGCTCGCGGTCGAGCTCGCAGATCGTACGGGCGTGCAGCGCAAGGACGTCCCGCCACTCCTCGACGAGCACTCGCTCGGACTTCTTTGCCGCCATGACCGCACGTTAGCAGAAAAGACGCACTTTGTTGCATCGGAATTAAATGCACTTGCAC
This window contains:
- a CDS encoding MarR family winged helix-turn-helix transcriptional regulator: MAAKKSERVLVEEWRDVLALHARTICELDRELHQHGLGASDFEVLDVLAEETSDGGDCSFRVQELASRVHLSQSALSRLVARLEKDGLVTRGMCSEDRRGVRVALTDAGRARHAEVQPLQRAVLSRMLSGPST
- a CDS encoding maleylpyruvate isomerase family mycothiol-dependent enzyme translates to METAELIKSLVREGQLLAAAAAEAGPEASVPTCPGWQVRDLLRHISMVHRWATAFITEGYTSFQPADDQPELDGDELLEWFREGHGLLVAALSEAPADVECWSFLPAPSPLAFWARRQAHETAVHRTDAESALGGKPGPVAADLALDGIDELLGAFHARSRSRVRTEEPRVLRVHTSDTDDVWTVRLSAGAPRTERTEKGPADCELRGTAEQLYLTLWNRLPLTTVSVTGDAELAGLWRELSAITWS